ATTATTAAAATTAAGATCTTATTATGTTATCTACTTTAGCTAAAAAGATGCTCATGTGTCTGACGGGATTGTTTTTAGTATTCTTTTTACTGATTCACTTTTTGGGAAACTTGCAGCTCTTCTTGCCTCAGGAACAAGCGCATTTGCAGTTTAATGCTTACTCGCATTTTCTTTCAGGCAATATCTTGATTAAATTGATTTCTTACGTACTTTATCTAAGCATTATTTTACATGCTTTGGACGGATTAATGATCACATTACATAATAAAAGGGCTGGAGCAAATTATGTGTCCGATCGCCGTGGGCGGGCGAGCAAGTGGTATTCGCGCAATATGGGAATTCTCGGAACCCTTATACTGATCTTTTTGGTTATTCATTTTCAAAATTTTTGGTATGTGTACAAATTTGGTGCTCCACCACTTGATGATCGGGGCAATAAAGATTTGTACATGCTTGTCGTAGAGGTGTTTAAGCAATGGTGGTATGTGGTTATTTACGTATTCTCCATGGCTGCTCTCTGCTATCATCTTATTCATGGGATTCATAGTGCGATTCGAACCTTAGGCGTATTCCACCCCAAATTTGTTAAATGGTTTAAGATCATCGGTATCAGCTATTCTGTCATCATCAGCATTGGTTTTGCATTGATGCCTATTTATATATTTTTTACAGTAAAATAAGGAAGGGAATTCATGGCATTAAATTCAAAAATTCCGGGTGGACCATTGGATCAGAAATGGACGCTCTATAAAAAAACTGCCAAGCTTGTTAATCCTGCGAATCGTAAAAAGCTGGATGTTATCGTTGTGGGTACTGGACTTGCGGGCAGTTCGATAGCTGCTTCGCTTGGCGAAATGGGTTATCAAGTAAAATCTTTTTGCTTTCAGGATAGTCCAAGGAGGGCGCATTCCGTGGCTGCTCAAGGTGGCGTAAATGCGGCGAAGAATTACAAAAATGATGGGGACAGTGTCTATCGCATGTTTGTTGATACGCTCAAGGGGGGAGATTTTCGGGCCCGTGAGGCCAATGTTTATCGTATGGCCGAGTGTTCGCTCAATTTGATAGACCAGGCGGTAGCCCAGGGCGTTCCCTTTGGCCGTGAATACGGAGGTTATCTGAATAATCGATCTTTTGGAGGTGTTCAGGTGAGCCGTACATTCTATGCAAGAGGTCAAACTGGGCAACAACTTCTTTTGGGCGCTTATCAGGCGCTTATGCGTCAAGTGGGTAAAGGTACCGTACAGCTTTTCTCTAGGCACGAAATGCTCGATATTGTTGTTATTGATGGGAAGGCCCGCGGTATTATTGTTAGAAATCTTGACACCGGAGAAATACAACGACATGCTGCACACACCGTTATATTGGCCACTGGAGGCTACGGGAAGATTTATTATCTATCTACATTGGCAATGGGCTGTAACGGCTCTGCAATCTGGCGAGCGCATAAAAAAGGAGCGTTAATGGCCTCGCCGAGCTGGATTCAGATTCATCCCACATCGTTGCCACAGTCTGGCGATTATCAATCTAAATTGACATTAATGTCTGAGTCTTTGCGTAACGATGGAAGGATTTGGGTTCCACTACATAGGGGTGAGACACGGGACGCGAACGCTATCCCCGAAGAAGAAAGGGATTACTATTTGGAACGGCGCTATCCTGCATTTGGCAATCTCGCGCCAAGGGATATTTCATCGCGGGCAGCGAAGGAACGCATCGATGCCGGCTTT
The genomic region above belongs to Sphingobacterium zeae and contains:
- a CDS encoding succinate dehydrogenase cytochrome b subunit; this translates as MLSTLAKKMLMCLTGLFLVFFLLIHFLGNLQLFLPQEQAHLQFNAYSHFLSGNILIKLISYVLYLSIILHALDGLMITLHNKRAGANYVSDRRGRASKWYSRNMGILGTLILIFLVIHFQNFWYVYKFGAPPLDDRGNKDLYMLVVEVFKQWWYVVIYVFSMAALCYHLIHGIHSAIRTLGVFHPKFVKWFKIIGISYSVIISIGFALMPIYIFFTVK
- a CDS encoding fumarate reductase/succinate dehydrogenase flavoprotein subunit, whose product is MALNSKIPGGPLDQKWTLYKKTAKLVNPANRKKLDVIVVGTGLAGSSIAASLGEMGYQVKSFCFQDSPRRAHSVAAQGGVNAAKNYKNDGDSVYRMFVDTLKGGDFRAREANVYRMAECSLNLIDQAVAQGVPFGREYGGYLNNRSFGGVQVSRTFYARGQTGQQLLLGAYQALMRQVGKGTVQLFSRHEMLDIVVIDGKARGIIVRNLDTGEIQRHAAHTVILATGGYGKIYYLSTLAMGCNGSAIWRAHKKGALMASPSWIQIHPTSLPQSGDYQSKLTLMSESLRNDGRIWVPLHRGETRDANAIPEEERDYYLERRYPAFGNLAPRDISSRAAKERIDAGFGIGPLKNAVYLDFAKAIREQGKQKIQEKYGNLFDMYEKITGYDAYKEPMMISPSAHFSMGGLWVDYELMTSLPGLFALGEANFADHGANRLGANSLLQASVDGYFIAPYTIANYLANDIHTGKISTDHIEFVRAEEQVRKQIDRFLKIKGRKTVDYFHKTLGKILYDYCGLSRNEKGLRYAIGEIQKLKQEFYNEVIVSGVASTLNTELEKAGRVADYFEIGELMCYDALTRNESCGAHFREEYQTADGEALRNDADYQFISAWSWKGESEQPELIKEPLTFEEIQPTVKSYK